CAGGAAGGTGACCTGGCGCGGTCCGGCCTCAGTGATGGTGGCCACCCCGTCGACGGGGGCGGCGGCGTCACCGTCGGTCAGTTCGCCCTCGAGCAGTACGGCGACCTCGCCCAGGGTCAACTCCACGTGATGCTCCCGCGCCTCGCCGGAGCTCTAAGTTCCGGCGGTTTCGTTGAGGGTTTCGATGACCTTGTCGGTCAGGTCGTAGGCTTCCTTGATGTAGAGGATGGCGGAGTGGTCGAGGATGATGTCGAATTCGCCGTCCTTGCCGATCTGTTCGATGACCTCGTAGATACGCCCGTAGAGCTTTTCCAGGCCTTGTTTCTCCTGGGCCTCCAGGACACTGATGGCGTTGTCGCGCTCGCGCATGGCCTCTTCGACCAGGCGTTGGCGTTCGCTTTCGAGTTCGGCGCGTTTTTCGTCGGAGATGGGCTGATTGAGCTTCTCGTCGATAGTCATGATCTGAGCGGAGTACTCGTCGAGTTTGGGCTGGACCTCGGCTTCCTTCTCCTGGATCCGGGTCTGCATCTCGAGCATGAACTCCTGGACCTCGATCCACTCCTCCTGGACGAGCTGCAGGTTGACGAAGGCCACGAGGAGTGGTTCTTCGTCCTCACCATCGTCCTGGGCCAGGACGGGCGGGCAGAGCGCCGTTATCAGCAACAGGATCAGGGCGGTCTTCTTCATTGGTGACTCCTTGGAAAGCGAGTTTAACCTCCGGCCCCGGCGGGGCGGATTAGTTGGTTACGTGGTCGAGGGCGGCGCCGTTCCGAAAAAACGCGCGGCCTAGAAGGTATTCTCGATGGAGAAATGCAGCCGGCCCTCGGGCAGCTCGGGGCTCCAGCCGTAGTCGAAGCCCATCAAACCGACCATCGGCACGTCGATGCGTACGCCCAGGCCGAAGCCGTAGCCCAGGTCGGCCAGGTCAATGTCGGTGATCTTCTCCCAGCAGTAGCCGGAATCGAAGAACAGAAAACCGAAGACGAAGCGCTCGGAGATGGGGAAGCGGTACTCGAGGTTGTAGTAGAACTCGAAGGTGCCGCCGAGGAGCTTGTCGTTCTCGTCGCGGGGCGAGAGGTCGTAGTCCTGGTGGCCGCGGACGTCGTTGCCGCCGACGTAGAAGCGCTCGTAGACGGGGACACTGTCCGTATCACCGTAGGGGGCGACGTAGCTGGCCCGCACCCGGGCGGCCAGGGCGAACTTCCAGAAGCTGGGGAAGTAGGCCGTGGTGTAGCCGGTGATCTTGTAGTAGTCGACATCGCCGCCGAGGTAGCCGCCGCCGACCTCGAAGCTGAGGAACTGGCGCGAGCCCGAGCTGGGGAAGAAGTAGTTGTTGCGGGTGTCGTGGTTCAACGACAGCTGGATCGCGCTGGTGACATAGCTGCCGCCGGCGCTCTGGACGGCCTCGCTGGCGTCGTCGAAGGGGTCGAGGTTGGTCTCCGAGTAGTCGTAGCGCAGACGCCAGTTGGCGTCGTCCCCCAGGGGTCGGCCGACCAGGCCGTAGAAGCCGAAGGTTCTCTTCTCGTAGCGGAAGACGCTGCGCAAGCTGCTGGTGTAGACTCCGGCACCGACGGCGGTCTCGGTGTCCAAAAACCAGGGCTCGAGGAAGCTGAAGCGGTAGTTATCGCTGGAGCCGCCGATCTCGGCCTCCAGGGTCACCGACTGACCGCCGCCCTTGGCCTTCCAGAAGGCGGGCAGGGCCGCGGCGTCGAAATTGATCCAGGAGACGCTGAAGGTGCCCATCAGGCCCTCCTGGGTCGAGTAGGCGGCGCCGACGGAGATCTTCGTCGTTCCCTCGCGCTCGACGACGCGGACGGTCAGGTCGATCTCCCGGGTTTCCGGATCGACGTCCCATTCCGGGATGACGTTCTCGAAGTACTGCAGGTTGAAGACCCGCTCCAGGGAACGGCGGAAGGCCTTGCCGTTGAAGATCTCGCCGGGGTAGACGGTGAACTCGCGCCGGATGACCTTGTCCTTGGTGTAGGTGTTGCCGACGATGGTCAGCTCGCCGACGGTGGCCGGTTCACCCTCGTCGAAGACCCAGTGGTAGACGACGCGGTTGGAGTCATCGTCGATCTCGGTCTGCTCGTCGATCTCCATGAAGACGTAACCGTACTCCCAGTAGTCGTCCTTGATGTCGGCGACGGACTGATCGTAAGCGCTCAGATCGAGGACGTCGCCGGGCATCAGGCGCATCCGCCGGCGGATCTGGTTCTCGGAGAGAATGGTGTGCCCCTCGAAGGTGACACCGCCGAAGTAGTAACGCTCGCCTTCGTGGACGGTGACCAGGATGTCGACCTCGTCGCCCTCTTCGCTGAAGCTCAGCTCGTAGTCCTCGACCCGGGCGTTGATGAAGCCGCCGGCGTTGTAGCCGTCGACGATGCCGGCCATGTCGTCTTCGAGGGTCTGCAGGTCCAGGGTCGAGGCGTTCCAGAACTCGTCCTCGGACAGTTCCATGAACAGGTTGCGGATCTCCCAGTCGGTATAGGCGGTGTTGCCTTCGATTTCGATGCTGCGGATCCAGATTTCCGAGCCCTCTTCGACGACGAACTTGACCTCGACGCGGCCGTTGTCCAGCTCGGTGTACTCCGGGGTCACCTCGCAGCGGATCAGCCCGGCCTCCTCGCCCTGGGCCTCGACGGCGTTGACGATCTCGTTGATCGCCGCCGGGTCCAGGGGCTCGCCGGCCTTGAGGTAGGCGGCGATGGTCTCGCTGACGGTGTCGGCGTCCAACTCCTCGACACCGACGAAGGAGATGCGGTCGACGGTGGGGCGCTCCTCGACAATGAACACCAGCTTGACGCCCTCGGCGTAGGGCTCGGTGAGGACCTCGATATTCTCGAAGCCAGCCTCGGAAAACAGGCGTTCGATGTCGGCGGCGACGGTGGCCGGGGAGAGGGGCTGACCGACCCGGCTGGAGAGGCGCTCAAAGATGTAGGCGTCGTCGTAGATCTCGTTGCCGCGCACCTCGAGGGCCCGGATCACCGGCGCCCCCTGGGCCGCGACGACGTTCGCCGCGCCGAGGAGGGCGAGGCAGCTCAGTACGAGGACACCGGGTCGACTGCATTTCCAGGGGGGGGTTCGTCTCACGCGGACTCCGGGGTTGGTTTAACGGTTCTGGGGGCGCGCACGTCCCGACCCTGCGGCGCGGCGAAGCGCGGAGGGGTAAGCATTGTCGCATAGTAAAAAACGGCCTGTCAATCGCAGCCGTGGCAACCGGCAGGCCCGGCGGATGTCTCCGGGGGGCGTCTGCTTGATATACGCTGCGACGGGATAAAAGTTGCCCCCCGACGGCGGCCAACCACAGCGGCGGCAAAGACCCCCAGACCATCGGTGTGGTAAACTAATCGCCGTCGCCCCTTCTTGCGTCAATCAACCGCAACAGCAACCTCCAGCGAGGTGACCGTAGATGATGCCCGAGCGTTCCGCCATGCAGCCCATCGGCCCCCTGATGATCGAACATCGCCTGATCGAGCGTTTCATCACGGTGATCGAGGATGAGCTGCAAGCCCTCCGGGGAGGGCAGGCCCCCGACGTCGCCCTGCTGCGCGAGGCCGTCGATTTCTTCCGCACCTACGCCGACCGGACCCATCACGGCAAGGAGGAGGACATCCTCTTCCGGGCCCTGGAGAAGAAGGAGTTGACGGAAGAGCAGCGGCGGATGATGGCCGAGCTCACTGCGGAGCACGCCCGGGGCCGGGAGCTGGTCGACCGGCTGGAGGCGGCCGCCGGGGAGGGGGACGTCGATGGAATCACCGCCGTCCTCGACGAACTCATCGACTTCTACCCCCTGCACATCTTCAAGGAAGACCGCAAGTTCTTCCGTCCGGTGATGGAGCACTTCACCGACGATGAGATGCGGACCCTGCTCATGCGGATGAAAACCTTCGACCAGGGGATGATCCACGAGAAGTACACCCGGCTGGTCGAGGTGCATGAGGAACATGAGGAAGAAGAGGATGAGCGGGGCTGAGTTGTGTCGAGGGCGAGGTTAACCGGGGCGCGACTCGCCGCCCCGACACCCCGGGCGCTGTCTCCCGGACGCGTCGCCGCCGGCCGCCCCGCAGTATGGTGTAGTGTGGATTGCTAATCCAGCCAGGCCCCGGCGGGGCGGTGACGGTCTAGACGACCGAGGCGGCCCGGGGGCCGCCTCGGTGTTTGGTGCCCGGCTGATAGGTATGGGCTGGTTGGTGGCTTAGCCGGCGCCGCCGCCGCGGAACATCTCGGTCAGGGTACCGACGCTGCCCAGCACGTTGGTGAGTTCGAAGGGGAAGAAGATCTTGTTGGCCTCGCCCTGGCTGACGGCGTTGAGGGTGGTGAGGTACTTGACGGCGATGAGGTAGTTGGGCGCCACCTGCGGTCCGACGGCGTCCTTGACCTTGGTGATGGCGTCGTACTCACCCTCGGCGCGCAGGCGCAGCGCGTCGGCGTCGCCCTGGGCCTCCAGGCGCTGGCGCTGACGGTAGCCCTCGGCCTCGAGGATGGCCTCCTGCTTCATACCCTCGGCACGGGCGATGCGGCTTTCACGGTCACCCTCGGCGCGCAGGATGGCCGATTTCTTTTCACCCTCGGCCTCGAGGATCGTGGCGCGACGCTCACGCTCGGCGGTGGACTGCTTCTGCATGGCGGCTTCGATCTCGGGCGGCGGGGTGATGTCCTGCAGCTCGACGCGGTTGACCTTGACGCCCCACTTGTCGGTGGCCTCGTCGAGGACGATGCGCAGCTTGTTGTTGATCAGATCGCGGCTGATCAGGGTCTCGTCGAGGTCCAGCTCACCCATCACGTTACGCATCGTGGTCTGGGTCAGCTTTTCGATGGCCTGGGGCAGGTCCTGGATCTCGTAGAGCGCCTTGATCGGATCGGTGATCTGGAAGTACAGCAGGGCGTTGACCTGCATGCGGACGTTGTCCTTGGTGATCACGGCCTGGGCGGGGAAGTCGTAGACCTGCTCGCGCAGGTCGATCCGCTCGGTGGTGATCCGCTGGACGTAGGTGCGGCCGCGGACGCTCTTGTGCATGCGCCAGACGACCTTGCGCGGCTTGTCGACGATCGGCACGATCAGGTGCAGGCCGCTCTTGAGCGTGCGCTTGTACTCACCGAAGCGCTCGATGATCATCACTTCGGCCTGCTTGATGACCTTGAAGCCGGCGATGGCGAAGATCAGGATGAACAGCCCGGCGGCGCCGATGGCGATATAGGCGCCGAGCCCCCAGCCATCAACGTCGCCGTTGTAGGCCAGGGCCGTCGACGGCAGGACCAGCAGCAGCAGCGGGATCAGGAACGCGAGTTTATTCTTCAAAGGTTCACCCCCATTGAGGTTGACGGTTGGAATAGGCGACCAGGTTGTAGTTGAAGCTTGTCGAGACCAGCGGCGGCCGGCTTCGGATCCCGGGGTGGCTCTG
This is a stretch of genomic DNA from Candidatus Coatesbacteria bacterium. It encodes these proteins:
- the bamA gene encoding outer membrane protein assembly factor BamA, which gives rise to MRRTPPWKCSRPGVLVLSCLALLGAANVVAAQGAPVIRALEVRGNEIYDDAYIFERLSSRVGQPLSPATVAADIERLFSEAGFENIEVLTEPYAEGVKLVFIVEERPTVDRISFVGVEELDADTVSETIAAYLKAGEPLDPAAINEIVNAVEAQGEEAGLIRCEVTPEYTELDNGRVEVKFVVEEGSEIWIRSIEIEGNTAYTDWEIRNLFMELSEDEFWNASTLDLQTLEDDMAGIVDGYNAGGFINARVEDYELSFSEEGDEVDILVTVHEGERYYFGGVTFEGHTILSENQIRRRMRLMPGDVLDLSAYDQSVADIKDDYWEYGYVFMEIDEQTEIDDDSNRVVYHWVFDEGEPATVGELTIVGNTYTKDKVIRREFTVYPGEIFNGKAFRRSLERVFNLQYFENVIPEWDVDPETREIDLTVRVVEREGTTKISVGAAYSTQEGLMGTFSVSWINFDAAALPAFWKAKGGGQSVTLEAEIGGSSDNYRFSFLEPWFLDTETAVGAGVYTSSLRSVFRYEKRTFGFYGLVGRPLGDDANWRLRYDYSETNLDPFDDASEAVQSAGGSYVTSAIQLSLNHDTRNNYFFPSSGSRQFLSFEVGGGYLGGDVDYYKITGYTTAYFPSFWKFALAARVRASYVAPYGDTDSVPVYERFYVGGNDVRGHQDYDLSPRDENDKLLGGTFEFYYNLEYRFPISERFVFGFLFFDSGYCWEKITDIDLADLGYGFGLGVRIDVPMVGLMGFDYGWSPELPEGRLHFSIENTF
- a CDS encoding cation-binding protein, with the translated sequence MQPIGPLMIEHRLIERFITVIEDELQALRGGQAPDVALLREAVDFFRTYADRTHHGKEEDILFRALEKKELTEEQRRMMAELTAEHARGRELVDRLEAAAGEGDVDGITAVLDELIDFYPLHIFKEDRKFFRPVMEHFTDDEMRTLLMRMKTFDQGMIHEKYTRLVEVHEEHEEEEDERG
- a CDS encoding SPFH/Band 7/PHB domain protein encodes the protein MIIERFGEYKRTLKSGLHLIVPIVDKPRKVVWRMHKSVRGRTYVQRITTERIDLREQVYDFPAQAVITKDNVRMQVNALLYFQITDPIKALYEIQDLPQAIEKLTQTTMRNVMGELDLDETLISRDLINNKLRIVLDEATDKWGVKVNRVELQDITPPPEIEAAMQKQSTAERERRATILEAEGEKKSAILRAEGDRESRIARAEGMKQEAILEAEGYRQRQRLEAQGDADALRLRAEGEYDAITKVKDAVGPQVAPNYLIAVKYLTTLNAVSQGEANKIFFPFELTNVLGSVGTLTEMFRGGGAG